The Magnolia sinica isolate HGM2019 chromosome 10, MsV1, whole genome shotgun sequence genome includes a window with the following:
- the LOC131257871 gene encoding subtilisin-like protease SBT5.3 — protein sequence MGIARNSIWFFWVLLSFSLLQTPTLAIKKSYIVYLGGHSHGLDLTTDDYEKVTVSHYNLLGSFLGSREKAQEAIFYSYKVSINGFAANLEEEEAIAISKHPDVVSVFLNKERKLHTTRSWHFLGLERDGRVPPESLWQRARFGEDTIIGNIDTGVWPESESFNDEGMGPIPSKWKGICQNDTNDGFKCNRKLIGARYFNQGLEAIKGGPLNSSIFYTVRDSEGHGTHTLSTAGGGFVAGANIFGYANGTAKGGSPKARVAAYKVCWPGVGGCYEADIMAAFDAAIHDGVDVLSVSLGGDALPYFEDGTAIAAFHAVMNGITVVCSAGNSGPQQWTASNIAPWILTVGASTIDREFPSYAKLGNNKQYKGQSLSSDYLQEKFYPLITSSDAKAANASDETSQLCMVGDLDPEKVKGKIVICLRGGNARVEKGQAVHQAGGVGMILANDEESGNEIISDAHFLPATHITYTDGVQVYSYINSTKSPVAYITPPKTDLGTKPAPFMAAFSSQGPNAVTTEILKPDITAPGVSVLAAYSQATSPTGIDLDHRRVPFNVESGTSMSCPHIAGVVGLLKTLHPDWSPSAIRSAIMTTARSRDNTIEPIKDSFLVKATPLSYGAGHVRPNRAMDPGLIYDLTVDDYLNFLCTLSYDSTLISSFANYSCPSKNISLLNLNYPSITHPLLTSPTTITRTVRNVGPPSTYTVRVDPPAGVFVTVEPKILKFEKTGEEKTFKVTLTLKHGKISDYSFGRLIWSDGVHYVRSPISVSSTSSSYW from the exons atGGGGATTGCCAgaaattctatttggttttttTGGGTTTTGCTTTCATTCTCTTTGTTGCAAACACCCACCCTTGCTATCAAAAAG TCTTATATAGTATACTTGGGTGGACATTCTCATGGTCTAGATCTTACAACAGACGATTATGAAAAAGTTACCGTCTCTCATTATAATTTGCTGGGATCATTTTTGGGAAG TAGGGAAAAGGCTCAAGaagcaattttttattcctataAGGTATCTATTAATGGTTTTGCTGCCAATCTTGAAGAGGAGGAAGCAATTGCAATTTCTA AGCATCCGGATGTCGTATCAGTTTTCTTGAACAAGGAAAGGAAATTACACACCACTCGGTCATGGCATTTTCTTGGACTTGAGAGAGATGGTAGAGTTCCTCCTGAATCTCTCTGGCAAAGAGCGAGATTCGGTGAAGATACAATAATCGGCAATATCGACACTG GTGTGTGGCCTGAATCAGAGAGCTTCAACGATGAAGGAATGGGGCCCATCCCCTCCAAGTGGAAAGGAATCTGTCAGAATGATACCAACGATGGATTTAAATGTAACAG GAAGCTGATTGGAGCCAGGTACTTCAACCAAGGCCTTGAAGccatcaaaggtggcccactcAACTCCTCAATATTCTACACTGTCCGTGATTCAGAAggccatgggacccacacactCTCCACTGCAGGTGGTGGCTTTGTCGCCGGGGCGAACATCTTCGGCTACGCCAATGGAACAGCCAAGGGTGGATCACCCAAAGCTCGGGTGGCCGCTTACAAGGTATGCTGGCCCGGCGTCGGAGGCTGCTATGAGGCTGATATAATGGCAGCATTCGATGCAGCAATCCacgacggtgtggatgtactaTCCGTCTCGCTGGGCGGCGATGCCCTTCCTTATTTTGAAGATGGTACTGCAATTGCAGCATTCCATGCAGTGATGAATGGGATCACCGTTGTTTGCTCAGCCGGGAACTCGGGGCCCCAACAATGGACGGCTTCAAACATAGCGCCATGGATTTTAACGGTTGGGGCGAGCACCATTGATAGGGAGTTTCCATCATATGCTAAGCTTGGAAATAACAAGCAATACAAG GGACAAAGCCTTTCATCAGATTATCTACAAGAGAAGTTCTATCCTCTCATCACTTCTTCAGATGCTAAGGCTGCCAATGCTTCTGATGAAACCTC TCAGCTTTGTATGGTAGGAGATCTTGATCCTGAGAAGGTGAAAGGGAAGATCGTGATTTGCCTCCGTGGAGGGAATGCACGTGTGGAGAAGGGCCAGGCGGTCCACCAGGCTGGTGGGGTCGGGATGATCCTGGCCAATGATGAGGAGAGCGGCAACGAGATCATCTCCGACGCCCATTTTCTCCCAGCCACACACATCACTTATACCGACGGTGTTCAAGTTTACTCCTACATCAACTCTACTAA gtCTCCTGTGGCATATATCACCCCTCCGAAGACTGATTTGGGCACAAAACCAGCTCCATTCATGGCTGCATTCTCATCGCAAGGACCTAACGCGGTCACGACAGAAATCCTTAAG CCTGATATTACTGCACCGGGAGTAAGCGTTCTTGCAGCCTATAGCCAAGCAACTAGCCCTACCGGCATCGATTTGGATCACCGGCGGGTTCCCTTCAACGTTGAATCTGGGACGTCGATGTCGTGCCCCCATATTGCTGGTGTTGTGGGCCTTCTCAAAACACTCCACCCAGATTGGAGCCCATCAGCCATTCGATCCGCAATCATGACCACAG CGAGAAGCCGAGACAACACGATAGAGCCGATAAAGGACTCATTCTTGGTAAAGGCCACACCTCTCAGCTACGGCGCCGGTCATGTTCGTCCCAACCGTGCTATGGACCCAGGCCTAATCTACGACTTGACCGTCGACGACTACCTGAATTTCCTTTGCACCCTCAGTTACGACTCGACCTTGATATCGTCTTTTGCCAATTACAGCTGCCCGTCTAAGAACATAAGCCTCTTGAACTTGAACTACCCATCAATCACGCACCCATTGTTAACAAGCCCGACCACGATCACTCGAACTGTCAGGAATGTTGGTCCCCCTAGCACATATACAGTCCGTGTTGATCCACCAGCTGGAGTATTTGTGACGGTCGAGCCCAAGATCCTAAAGTTTGAGAAGACGGGCGAGGAGAAGACATTTAAGGTCACATTAACGCTTAAGCATGGCAAGATTTCTGATTATTCATTTGGGAGGTTGATATGGTCTGATGGGGTGCACTATGTTAGAAGTCCGATTAGTGTGTCGTCCACAAGCTCAAGTTATTGGTGA